The DNA segment GCCAAAAACCGATAAATAAGCTGACAAAAAATGCCTGAATAAACGCAGTACCACCGCCATCGTTATACCAAATGGCGATTAAGGCTGGCGGCAGCATAGTGATGGAGAACAGGCCGATAAGCAGACCTATGATTCTTATTATGGTTTTGTATTGCATTCCGCGTGTTCAATTATTCCATTGGCTGCAAAGGTATTTTCAGCATTTTGCATATTTTGGCATAATTTACGCAGGCATCACAGCTCAAACTCTGCGCGCAGGCTGCCCTGACTCAAAGTTGCCAGCGATTCATTCAATATACCCTGCTGCTGTTTGCCTATTTCAAAATGGATATCAACGGCTTCGGCAAATTGCTTATCGATGATCACCGCTTCTAACTGCTGCAGTAAATGCTCAACATCCCTTAATTGGGTGTAATCACAATGCAGTTTTGCCGGATAACGTAATTGCTTTACTCGCGTCGGCAATTGCCCTAAACCTTGGCGTAATCCCGAGGTATAGGCACGCACTAAACCGCCCACGCCTAACTTAGTACCGCCATAGAAACGCACGACCACGGCACCGACTTCACC comes from the Shewanella seohaensis genome and includes:
- a CDS encoding YigZ family protein codes for the protein MLESYLIPSENVQIEEEIKHSRFISFLFHCTSLEQLKLVLTDIKRDFPGASHYCYAFIAGAPNDSIAIGSSDDGEPAGSAGRPMLAVLQGANLGEVGAVVVRFYGGTKLGVGGLVRAYTSGLRQGLGQLPTRVKQLRYPAKLHCDYTQLRDVEHLLQQLEAVIIDKQFAEAVDIHFEIGKQQQGILNESLATLSQGSLRAEFEL